One genomic region from Bacillus aquiflavi encodes:
- a CDS encoding BofC C-terminal domain-containing protein, producing MQSFFQIDVKKLESQLHDQLKKGIPIRTKDKYFEVIEAFQHYSLLEKQKKLKALIFFDVRP from the coding sequence ATTCAATCTTTTTTTCAAATTGATGTAAAAAAATTAGAAAGTCAGCTGCATGATCAATTGAAAAAGGGAATACCGATAAGAACAAAAGACAAATATTTTGAAGTGATAGAAGCATTTCAACATTACTCTTTACTAGAAAAGCAAAAAAAATTAAAGGCACTTATATTCTTCGATGTAAGACCTTGA
- a CDS encoding intercompartmental signaling factor BofC — translation MRSRWTMLTILKMIVSVIFVCVMIIMNQKKVIADSDLHVSDPLKLSIILERVYLDGEMSEEEIVETIWSLEDFWAKYDEWNLIDLQEGKAVFFSSKLMIFFPVLKENGFFGITEEGIFTIFMVNQKMPMLFNLFFKLM, via the coding sequence ATGAGATCCAGATGGACCATGTTAACAATATTAAAAATGATCGTTTCTGTCATATTTGTTTGTGTAATGATTATTATGAATCAAAAAAAAGTGATTGCGGATTCTGATTTGCATGTATCTGATCCATTAAAATTATCAATCATTTTAGAGCGAGTATACTTAGATGGAGAAATGAGCGAAGAAGAAATTGTTGAAACGATATGGTCCTTAGAGGATTTCTGGGCAAAATATGATGAGTGGAATTTAATCGATTTGCAAGAAGGAAAGGCTGTTTTTTTCAGCAGCAAGTTGATGATATTTTTCCCCGTTCTAAAAGAAAACGGATTTTTTGGAATAACTGAGGAAGGGATCTTTACGATTTTTATGGTAAACCAGAAGATGCCAATGTTATTCAATCTTTTTTTCAAATTGATGTAA
- a CDS encoding YebC/PmpR family DNA-binding transcriptional regulator, which translates to MAGHSKWKNIQRRKNAQDAKRGKVFMKFAKELYVAAKSGGGDPATNAALRLVIDKAKEANMPNDNIQRAINKATGNTDGAHYEEIIYEGYGPGGVAVMVSCLTDNKNRTASNVRLAFSKNSGNLGESGCVSYLFDRKGYLAISREGLDLDEDEMLLQVIEAGGEELETSDEVFEIFTDQESFFTVKENLSQAGFTFVEAEITMVPQTYTKLPEEQAAKMEKMLDMLEDDDDVQDVYHNFEEE; encoded by the coding sequence ATGGCTGGACATTCTAAATGGAAAAACATTCAACGGCGTAAAAATGCCCAAGATGCTAAACGTGGAAAAGTATTTATGAAATTTGCTAAGGAGCTTTATGTAGCAGCTAAAAGCGGCGGTGGAGATCCTGCAACGAATGCGGCTCTACGCTTAGTAATTGATAAGGCAAAAGAAGCTAACATGCCAAACGATAATATTCAACGTGCAATTAACAAAGCGACAGGGAATACAGATGGTGCCCATTATGAAGAAATCATTTATGAAGGCTACGGTCCAGGGGGAGTAGCTGTAATGGTTTCATGTTTAACAGACAATAAAAACAGGACAGCATCAAATGTTCGACTCGCCTTTTCAAAGAATAGCGGAAACCTTGGTGAAAGTGGCTGTGTTTCTTATCTTTTTGATCGAAAAGGATATTTAGCTATTTCGAGAGAAGGACTTGATCTTGATGAGGATGAAATGCTGCTTCAAGTCATCGAAGCTGGTGGAGAGGAACTTGAAACAAGTGACGAAGTTTTTGAAATTTTTACAGATCAAGAAAGCTTTTTTACTGTAAAAGAAAATTTATCTCAAGCTGGCTTTACGTTTGTTGAAGCTGAAATAACAATGGTACCGCAAACATATACGAAATTGCCGGAAGAACAAGCGGCTAAAATGGAGAAAATGTTAGACATGCTTGAAGATGATGATGATGTTCAAGATGTTTATCATAATTTTGAAGAAGAGTAA
- a CDS encoding spore cortex protein CoxA, translating into MRKWCYSFSLTALVASSLAGCNMNDETAVQDERYTDQTQPIGYYSNENHQQNNSNFFNDNDGPVIDMLDRTLGEDGNNSRTNIRNNLNWFKRDHHYSHADANYHGHLNVDRTKHENAHVRELVNQIEKVTAETDNVKDIHSIAYGDEKVLISVVLFDQAKEKETKKKIKQRVNPFLNGKSIKVVIDEGTLTNTRNSQR; encoded by the coding sequence TTGAGGAAATGGTGTTATTCATTTTCACTTACTGCACTCGTTGCATCTAGCTTAGCAGGGTGTAATATGAATGATGAAACGGCAGTTCAAGATGAACGTTATACTGATCAAACTCAACCGATCGGTTACTATTCAAATGAAAACCATCAACAAAATAATTCAAACTTTTTTAATGACAACGATGGTCCTGTAATCGATATGCTTGATCGTACTTTAGGTGAAGATGGGAATAACAGCAGAACAAATATAAGAAATAACCTAAACTGGTTTAAGCGTGATCATCATTATAGTCATGCTGATGCAAATTATCATGGGCACTTAAATGTTGATAGAACGAAGCATGAAAATGCTCACGTTAGAGAGCTTGTAAATCAAATTGAAAAAGTGACTGCAGAGACTGATAATGTGAAGGATATTCATTCAATCGCTTACGGTGATGAAAAGGTTTTAATTTCGGTTGTTTTATTTGATCAAGCAAAAGAAAAAGAAACAAAGAAAAAAATTAAACAAAGGGTTAATCCTTTTCTAAATGGAAAATCGATTAAAGTTGTCATTGATGAAGGGACATTAACTAATACTCGTAATAGTCAACGTTAA